From Candidatus Tanganyikabacteria bacterium:
AGCCGCTGACCGCGCCGTCGGAATCGTCGAAATAGATGTCGGCAAGGCCGCCGAGGACGTCGCCGGAGCGGGTGGATACCTCGCGATCCAGCAACGACGTGGCGGGGATGAGCGACTCGGCGTCCACGGCATCGAAATCGAGCCCCGCGGTCTGGCCGACCTCCCCCCCGGTGACGAGCTGATGGGGATCGAAGTTGGCGACCTGCGAGAGAGGCAGGTCGGAGCTCGGGCCGGAGATCTGGCCGGGGTGGGCCAGCCAGTCGACCGCAAGCGTGACCACCCTCTGCTCGGCCGGATCGATCAGGACGTCGGCGACGTCCCCCATGTGAACGTCATCGGGACTGATGACCGGCTGCTCGAGGAGGTCGCGCACGGATCTGGTTGCCATGCCGCCATCTTGTCAGGCCCCGCGGGTCATGCAACGGCCGCCCGCAAGGCGCAGAGCGCTGTCGGCCACTCAGCCCGACGTCAGGAAGTCGGTGCCGCCCGTGCCCGACTTCTGCACCCCGGCCACCTTCTTGATCAGCAGGAAGAGCCGGGTGAGGTCGTTGCGATACTCCTGGACCTTCGCGTCCAGGCGGTCGAGGGCCGCCTGCTGGGCCGGGGTCGGATCGTCGGGAATGTCGGCGAAAAGCTTCTTGCGCTCGGCCAGGGCCTTGTTGAGGTTCTCCTGCACGTAATCGCGCTCGTTGGAGATGAG
This genomic window contains:
- a CDS encoding PRC-barrel domain-containing protein — protein: MATRSVRDLLEQPVISPDDVHMGDVADVLIDPAEQRVVTLAVDWLAHPGQISGPSSDLPLSQVANFDPHQLVTGGEVGQTAGLDFDAVDAESLIPATSLLDREVSTRSGDVLGGLADIYFDDSDGAVSGYEVEQEATGLPSRILLPSADMEFGADRVVVPDNFQVATDEEYGLEDEEVAEEQDLVFESGLPDRRTEDPSVEGPDERPERDRIID